In Candidatus Contubernalis alkalaceticus, the following proteins share a genomic window:
- a CDS encoding DUF951 domain-containing protein, with protein MADYEVGQIVEMKKTHPCGSSRWEIIRVGMDFRIRCIKCSRSIMLSRVKFEKSARRVIPREE; from the coding sequence ATGGCAGACTATGAAGTTGGACAAATTGTCGAGATGAAAAAAACCCACCCCTGCGGCAGCAGCCGCTGGGAAATCATTCGGGTGGGAATGGACTTTCGTATTAGATGTATTAAATGCAGTAGAAGCATTATGCTGTCCCGGGTAAAGTTTGAAAAAAGTGCCCGTAGGGTTATTCCAAGAGAAGAATAA
- the ychF gene encoding redox-regulated ATPase YchF, whose amino-acid sequence MSFKCGVIGLPNAGKTTLFNALTGLEAQAACYPFCTIEPNIGRVFVPDPRLQVVAQIAGAQKITQTYIEFVDVAGLVKGASRGEGLGNRFLGNIREVDALIHVLRHPRDPGSVGTEVTGNCREDLAIIQYELVMADLETVNNRREKTMKMVKTGERHYKEELSFLDKLEAHLNQGGMARDLMGEDEGSFFLQELFLLTAKPVLYVFNMHEDISVQERQVLREELMHALGDESAEILTLCARLQAELNDFTLEERREFLEGLEWSDTGVEELIIASYRLLNLITFFTAKGKETRAWTLPKGTRAVTAAGKIHTDMERGFIRAEVIPFETLKQESSFVKARDKGLIRLEGKEYLVQDGDVIQFRFNV is encoded by the coding sequence TTGTCATTTAAATGTGGAGTAATCGGTCTTCCTAACGCCGGCAAGACAACTCTTTTCAATGCTTTAACCGGCCTTGAGGCACAAGCGGCCTGCTATCCCTTCTGTACTATTGAGCCCAATATAGGCAGGGTATTTGTCCCCGATCCCCGGCTGCAGGTGGTTGCACAGATTGCTGGAGCACAAAAAATTACTCAAACCTATATAGAATTTGTAGATGTAGCCGGGCTGGTAAAGGGTGCAAGCCGGGGGGAAGGGTTAGGTAACCGGTTTTTGGGTAATATCAGAGAGGTGGACGCTTTGATTCATGTCCTGAGGCACCCCAGAGACCCTGGGTCCGTCGGCACTGAGGTAACAGGAAATTGTCGGGAGGACCTGGCCATCATACAATATGAATTGGTTATGGCCGACCTGGAGACAGTTAATAATAGAAGAGAAAAAACTATGAAAATGGTGAAAACCGGGGAGCGTCATTATAAAGAAGAATTGTCCTTCTTGGATAAGCTGGAGGCTCATTTGAACCAGGGGGGCATGGCCAGGGATCTCATGGGAGAAGACGAGGGAAGCTTTTTTCTTCAGGAGCTTTTTCTTTTGACTGCCAAGCCTGTACTGTATGTATTTAATATGCATGAAGATATTTCGGTTCAGGAGCGCCAGGTTCTTCGGGAGGAATTGATGCATGCTTTAGGAGACGAAAGTGCGGAAATATTAACTCTTTGTGCCCGGCTTCAGGCAGAACTAAATGACTTTACATTGGAAGAAAGAAGAGAGTTTCTGGAAGGATTGGAGTGGTCAGACACTGGAGTAGAGGAACTTATAATCGCCAGTTACCGGTTATTAAATCTCATTACGTTCTTTACAGCCAAGGGAAAAGAAACCAGAGCCTGGACTCTGCCAAAGGGGACAAGGGCGGTTACAGCCGCAGGCAAAATTCATACCGATATGGAAAGAGGTTTTATTCGTGCAGAGGTCATTCCCTTTGAAACATTAAAGCAGGAGAGCTCCTTTGTAAAGGCTAGAGATAAAGGCCTGATAAGGCTAGAAGGTAAGGAATATTTGGTGCAGGACGGTGATGTGATCCAGTTTCGTTTTAATGTGTAA